The Scyliorhinus canicula chromosome 10, sScyCan1.1, whole genome shotgun sequence genomic interval TCATTGACAACTGCAAGTTAATCTCTGAGGACTGTAGGAAAAAGGTATTTGTTTCAACAGTAAACATTTATTTTCTTTAGTGTCatgttttcaattttcatttgtaTTTTTCTTCCTTGTAGTTGTTCCAGATTAGGAGTAAGTATTATCCAATTGAAATTGATCCAACTATTAGTGCTGAGGAGAAGTACCCCTTCATGGTTGAATGGTAAGTCCTTAACTTACCCTTTTATATAAATGTTGAATCTGAAAAATGTGGTCATCTGTAGGATGAGAGCATGTATATAAACAAATAAGTACAATTTGATAGCGGTTGTGGAATCATGGCTGCAGAAGGACATGGATCGGGACTTGAATATTGAAGGGTACAGATTGATTAGGAAGGGCAGGTAGcgagggaaaacgtgcagaaggGAGTTCTGTTAATTAAAGATAGTATTAGCACAATAGAGAGGGGTGACCAAAATTATTGAAACCAGGATGCGGAAGTGATTTGGGTGGAGATGAGAAATGGTAATGGCAGGAAGTCATttatgggagttatgtacagactcCCTACCAGTAATCGCACGATAAGGTGGGGCAcaaaggaagaaataattggaGCTTATCAAAAAGACACGGTGATAAACATCAGCAATTTTAATCTACAAATAGACTGGAAAAGTCAGCTGGGCAAGGAAGGCCTAGTTGAGTTCATTGTGTTTCagggatagtttcttagaacagcacaGCCAGCCACAGAGTTGGCCATAGTGGACCTGGTATTGTGTACGAGATGGgagtaattaatgatctcatagtgaaGGTGTCCCTGGGCAATAATAATGATTACATTTTGCATTcaaaggagggagagagcagtgggtcTGGAACTATGTTttaaaacttaaataagggcaatgatTAGGTCATGAAAGCAGAATTGGCAAATTAGAAAAGTGCAAGGATTCTGAACAAGAATCCCaaatattttcaatttgtaaaactgaggcaATGTTACTGCACAGCAGGTGTGatgacactgaccaataggtatctgttatgttaaaacaaactttaacttaatcacattagcaacaaagaaatagctttaaattaaCAGTTATtctgtaaaagaaaaaaaaacgtaacttcctaaacctgccactaaattccaattaagaaatcaatatatattaattaccactcgtgaataaagttaacaaccgggGGTTTACTTGTTTTTCTCTGCAGAATCTTTGTAGAAAGAACATTTCAGAATCAAACTGAATCACCTCTGTTCAGATTAGTGTTCTAGGACCTACTGACTCTTCACACAGACCAGACACCTGCCAGTAACTACATAATCTGTAAAAGATATCCCTGGATTtatttagccaggaccaaacgcAATACTCAGAAATTATCTGCAACCTAAACAACGTTCCATTAGTTAGCTTATCTGTAAACGAGTAAATAATGCTCAAATCTATGCTTACCtaaattttgcaaaaccttaaaAACCGCTCTAGAAGTCATACTGTCTATGCATCTTAACCCAAGTTTAAATTACTGCAAAATattacaatttcttacattcatcacattgaTCAATACAGATGCAGTGACAAATATTTAAGGGGACTTTTCAGAATAGACACGTTCCAAGGAGTAAGAAAAAGTCCAAAGGATGGACACAACATTTGTGGCTAACTGGAAAGGTAAAAGATAGTATCAAAGATAAAGCACACAATTGTACAAAGAGGTGgcaagtcagaagattggacaaaaTATAAGCCACAGCAAAGGATGACTGAAAGATTAATAAGAAGGGAAACATTGGAGTACGAGAGAGCCAAAAATATAGAGTTTTTATAATTTTTGCTAGAGGGCGGATCCATCTTGGGTGGGGGGTAGCGAGAATTGGGGTGGGCAAGTGTCAATTGGCTGGGTAGCTCATTTTTCACGCTGGGCGAAtcggcctttttctgtgctgaaACTTTTGTTTAAAAGTTATTTGTTTAAAACCTAAAtggtttattttaattttgttcagGATGGAAATCCCTTCCGTTCCATTGATAGATATTCTTGTGCCCTTTAACTCTGAGAACCTCCATGTTACATCCTGATTTGAAATCTAATTTGTCGATGTGCCCTTGTCATTGGACCTATAACCTGTATGCTCCAAATCAATGACAATGCAAGTTCCCTGATCAATTCTTTATGGAATGAAGGGTGAACTCCAATTTTAAACAACATTTTTTTAATACTGGTCTTCAAGACTAGCCAGCCAACTGTTTCATTATTTAATAATTCTTGATAACTTTCTTGACCGTGAGATCAAAATAATTCCTTCTAAGTCTCCGTATTTGTACCAACAATTTTCAAGATAAAAATTCTCTTGTACAGGTGGACAAAAGCTCACAATTTACTGATTGAACAAGGTATTGAGAAAGGGAAATTGGCCGAGGCGGTGAGGGAATCTGACGTGATGCTGAGGTACTACTACTAATAATGATTACTTTATAATGATAGTAATgattaataatgatctttattagtgtcacaagtaggctgacattaacactgcaatgaagttactgtgaaaatcccctagtcgccacattccagcgcctgttcgggtaaacagggagaattcagaatgtccaattcacctaacaacacatctttcagggcttgtggtaggaaaccggagcacccggaggaaacccacacagacacggggagaatgtgcagactccgcacagacagtgacccaagcgggaattgaacccgggtccctgacgctgtgaagcagcagtgttaaccactgctaccatgccgtccagtAACTGCCGCGTTTCAGATGAGGGGCAGCGTAGAGTCCACGATCGGCACAGAAATATAGAACTGCATGAGCAATTAATTCAAAAATTTACTTAGAAATGTTTTATTATACAGTAACAAATACGTTAATACTCAGCAGAGCTCTGCAGCATTATGTTCTTTTAGATATTCCGTACAGGTATTCTTGAGATTTGTGTATAGAAATGCGTGAAGTGAGCTTATAACTTAGAAACATGCATACTTGAACAGTTTAGGTGAGTCAGCTGGTGTGACAGTGTTAGCATTTTATATTCACATTTGTAAGAGTATTTCCAATGCCAATATAGTTTGTTACCTCACCCAATACGATTTTACGATTACTTAAATATTAAATTTAGAATATTTATCTCCATTCTGTATAATTGGGTAGTGACCTTCAGTTGAAGCTATTCGTAATATATCAGCTACTGGATTTGATTGGAATGTCGGTTCATGTTTAATCAAAGAGACCCCCAGATAGCCCAAGTTCAGGATCTTTTATGAAAAGCAGAatagtaaaaataaatttatgcCCAGATACCGAGGATACAGGCTCCGTGAAAAGTATTTGCATGATTATTAATGAGGGAAATCACAACTCAATGCCGCAATTATTTTCAGAAATTATGTGAAAATGGTGGTTAGTTACGATACTGTGGtttcttggggtggggggggggggggatctgaattTTGTAACTTGAAATGTGTTGTCCACCTCCAGAGATGGCTATGAGCTATTCTTCGATAAGCTGAATGAACACAACATCCCAGTATTCATATTCTCTGCTGGGATTGGTGATGTACTCGAGGAGATTATTTCTCAAGCTGGTGTATTTCACTCGAATGTGAAAGTAGTTTCCAACTTCATGGATTTTGATGAGAAGGTGAGTTAGCTGCTTTAATGTTTAATTCTGTGAGTTGTAGAATTATTTGCAACATTAGGAATGGCCATGAATGTCAAACTTGCCTTACCGGTGAGAGCAAAAGTTGGGATCTTCAACTCCCGACGGATTTTGGAACTTCTGTAAATGCACAGCTCtgcatttattttgttctttggGCACTGTGCCTTGCAAGAagaaaaatggcatggaaattggGTCATGTGACGGAGTGGAGTACCATTCGAAGACTAGTGTCTCAGGCAGGGGTTAGGGAGAGGGGACAGTGTCAGATCCCAAAAGAAGAGTCCTAGTGAGGGGACAAGAACAGGAAACGGTCCCAGTTCAGTATTAATAAAATATAGGAGCAAGAGAAAGAGGCTTCCGTTAGGTAGAGTACTTTGGGCCGTTGGGTCAAAGGTTCCCCTCTGGAGCAACAATCTCAGTGCTGAAGTTGTGCTGGTGAGTTGTCACTGCGGAATCCAGGGGGAAATAATCTCAAGAGATAAGATTGAAACACTGCAAGGTTGGCCGTTGTTGGCGCTTTCCTAGTCAAGGGTTCTGAAGGAGCCCTTAAGATCCAAGAAGGCAATAGAAGGTTGGTGACTAGACGCTGCGGGCAACGGTATCCCTTTTGAACCAGTAGTATTCTGCTTGGCGCAACTGAAGAGCAGAAGCTGTGTTTGTGAGTTGGTGATTGAATGTGGAATCGGGAATCCAGGACAACAGAATCTCGGGAGGTGAGATTGAATTCCTGCAATCATCTCCAGGCCATTCTTGGTACAGTCCCAAGTTGGAGTGACTTTTGAAGATAATTCCTAGAATAGATCTTCCAGGGTGAAGAGAATGGAATCCCTCATGAGCCAGGGAGTTCAAGTGcatgggttgttgagaaatccatggactctGTCTTGGTCGCATTTGCCATTTATTGTATAGTCTGGTGTGTTTGACCAGAGTTTGCTTGTTAATTCACGATATATCATATTAACCCTGAATGTTAGTGCATAAGATAGATATTATAAATTGTTTTTATCTTTCAGGCCTGTTAACATTTTTATTAGTTCATAATCCATAGAACTTTGTGCCTTTAATCACTGAGCAAGTCTTAAATCTCAATTTTGCCTGCTGTAACCAAACCATTATCAATTCCTAACTGGATCTTGCCAACAAGGGTCTGGCCAAGGACTATAAAAGAACTGTAGATTATTGTATTACACTGTGactgcacttaaaaaaaaaaatgaatttatatAGCCCCTGTGAAAGATATCCAACTTTGATCTGTGGGTCCAGGTTTTTAAACAGTCAGTTATTTTTATTAGGTGAAAAACAGTTTATGATCAAAGTAACTAACATACTGTTTTATTTCAGGGTGTTCTAAAAGGATTTAAAGGTGAACTCATCCATGTTTATAATAAACATGACGGAGCCTTAAGGAGCTCCGAGTACTTCAACCAACTGAAGGAGAATTGTAACATCATTCTTCTGGGTGATTCGTTGGGAGATTTGAGTATGGCACATGACGTTCAAAATGTCGACAATATTCTCAAGATTGGATTCTTAAATGATAAAGTAAGAAATGTTATAACTGGTCATTAAGTTCTCAGTTCTAACTAGGGTCCATGGAGCATTCCGTAATCGTGTTATTTTCATTAAATAAGCAGACTGGAGCATTCCCAATCGGAATAAACCAGCACAGCCTCTGAACCATCACATTTATTAACATGTCCGTCTTGAAATTGAACCTCTTGGTTTATTCTGCAGTATTTTAGTAATGCTGAAATGGCAATGCTGGGCATGGTTTAATGTAACATTCAATTGTGCATCAATATTACTCAGTGGCTGTACACCGCACTGTGTTTACTTTGGCCACAACTATTTTAACCTACCAGCCAATACTGTTTGAGTGGCTTGTTCTAAAGATGGCCAGTGTGAAGTTGTGCTGATGCAATCTGACATTAGTTCAATATGCAGGGCATGTATTTCATTGGTGTGCTTTATTGAAAATTAAGATTAATGTACATATTATAAAGTAAGTTTCAGATTTCTTGTTGTCAGCCATTCTCTATTTTGTTGCTGGGtagttcatagaatccttacattgctgaaggaggccattcagcccatcgagtctgcaccaacgttCCACAAGAGCACTCTACGTAGGCccaactccctgccctatccccgtaaccccacctgactgttagacactaagggcaagttagcatggccaatccacctaacctgcacatctttggactgtgggaggaaaccgaagcaccaggaggaaacccacgcacacacggggaggacgtgcaaactccacacagacagtgacccaaagttgGATTTGaagccggatccctggcgctgtgaggcagcagtgctaaccactatgccaccgccaaTTAATTCATTATCCAGCAAACACACTGTAGTCTGTCTAAGGTGCATTGTACTAGAGCCTGAATTATAATGTTGTAATTGCATGGCAAAGTTATGTTCTTTCTCAAGATTAACACTATTCACTGTTGCTGCATCACATCTTCCATCCCAGAATCAAATGTACATCATTCTAAACTTCAGTATCTGTTTTTAATGTGCATTAGGTGGAAGAATGTTTGGAAAAGTACATTGACTCCTATGA includes:
- the nt5c3a gene encoding cytosolic 5'-nucleotidase 3; the protein is MPEFQKKNVHIKDPERVEEIICGLIKGGASKLQIITDFDMTLSKFFHNGKRCPTCHNIIDNCKLISEDCRKKLFQIRSKYYPIEIDPTISAEEKYPFMVEWWTKAHNLLIEQGIEKGKLAEAVRESDVMLRDGYELFFDKLNEHNIPVFIFSAGIGDVLEEIISQAGVFHSNVKVVSNFMDFDEKGVLKGFKGELIHVYNKHDGALRSSEYFNQLKENCNIILLGDSLGDLSMAHDVQNVDNILKIGFLNDKVEECLEKYIDSYDIVLVKEETLDLTNAILQKIL